From the Brassica napus cultivar Da-Ae chromosome A8, Da-Ae, whole genome shotgun sequence genome, one window contains:
- the LOC106440767 gene encoding glutathione S-transferase DHAR1, mitochondrial-like, producing the protein MALEVCVKAAVGAPDVLGDCPFSQRVLLTLEEKSLPYKMHLINLSDKPKWFLDISPGGKVPVLKIDGKWVPDSDVIVSLLEKKYPEPSLKTPPKFASVGSKIMSTFVAFLTTKNSSDGPLLHELEALENHLKSHDGPFIAGETVSAVDLSLAPKLYHLEVALGHFKSWSVPGSLTHVHNYMHALFSLHSFEKTKAEEKYVIAGWAPKVHY; encoded by the exons atGGCTCTCGAAGTCTGCGTGAAAGCCGCCGTTGGTGCCCCTGATGTTCTTGGCGACT GCCCGTTCAGCCAAAGGGTTCTTCTCACCCTCGAGGAGAAGAGTCTGCCCTACAAAATGCATCTGATCAACCTCTCCGACAAACCTAAATG GTTCTTAGACATTAGTCCTGGAGGGAAAGTACCAGTGCTTAAGATCGACGGCAAGTGGGTGCCTGATTCCGACGTCATCGTCAGCCTTCTTGAGAAGAAGTATCCTGAGCCATCACTCAAAACTCCTCCTAAGTTTGCCTCTGTTGGATCCAAGATCATGAGTACTTTCGTGGCTTTCCTGACGACCAAAAACTCAAGTGACGGTCCTTTGCTTCATGAGCTAGAAGCCTTGGAGAATCATCTCAAGTCTCATGATGGTCCTTTTATCGCCGGGGAAACGGTCAGCGCGGTGGATCTTAGCTTAGCACCAAAGCTTTACCATCTCGAGGTCGCTCTTGGCCACTTCAAAAGCTGGTCTGTCCCTGGGAGCTTGACCCATGTTCATAACTACATGCATGCTTTGTTCTCCCTCCACTCCTTTGAGAAAACAAAGGCTGAGGAGAAGTATGTGATCGCAGGATGGGCTCCCAAGGTCCACTACTAA
- the BNAA08G22030D gene encoding uncharacterized protein BNAA08G22030D, translated as MAKTWVAVVLSVMLLVSINSVTILAEEEQPTIGSRIDSAVTGVTNAFNEHGGPDAVETVSSTAKSVYGWFGDKAKEMGIHF; from the exons ATGGCGAAAACATGGGTAGCTGTGGTGTTATCCGTGATGCTACTCGTTTCCATAAACTCGGTGACAATTTTGGCTGAGGAGGAACAGCCTACGATTGGGTCGAGGATAGACTCAGCCGTGACAGGCGTCACCAATGCATTCAATGAACACGGTGGCCCAGACGCCGTAGAAACCGTATCTTCCACCGCAAAGTCCGTTTACGGATGGTTTGGTGATAAAGCCAA ggaAATGGGAATTCATTTCTAA